The Geobacter metallireducens GS-15 region GACTATGTGGTGAAGGAAGGGGAGGTCATCATCGTCGATGAGTTCACCGGCCGCCTCATGCCGGGACGCCGTTGGTCCGACGGCCTCCACCAGGCCATCGAGGCCAAGGAGGGGGTGGAGATCGAGAACGAGAACCAGACCCTGGCCACCATCACCTTCCAGAACTACTTCCGGATGTACGAGAAACTCTCGGGCATGACCGGTACCGCCGACACCGAGGCCGAGGAATTCCACAAGATCTACAAGCTGGACGTGACGGTTATCCCCACCAACCGGCCCCTGCTCCGCCCCGACTTCCCCGACGTCATCTACAAGACCGAGCGGGAGAAGTTCGCCGCCGTAATCGAAGAGATCAAGGATTGCCACCAGAAGGGGCAGCCGGTCCTCGTCGGTACCATCTCCATCGAGAAGTCCGAGATCCTTTCGGAACTCCTCAAAAAACAGGGGATTCCCCACAACGTCCTCAATGCCAAGCAGCACGAGCGGGAGGCCGAGATCGTGGCCCAGGCGGGGCGCAAGGGGATGCTGACCATCGCCACCAACATGGCCGGCCGCGGTACCGACATTGTGTTGGGGGGGAATCCCGATTCCCTGGCCAAGCAGTGGCGCCGGGAGAACCCCGATGCCGCGGATGAGGAGTACGCCGCTATCCTTGCCAAGTACAAGGCGGAGTGCGCGGCCGAGCACGACGAGGTAGTGAAGCTGGGCGGCCTTCACATCCTCGGCACCGAGCGCCACGAATCCCGGCGCATCGACAACCAGCTCCGGGGCCGTTCCGGCCGCCAGGGTGACCCGGGATCATCGCGCTTCTACCTGTCGCTGGAGGATGATCTCCTGCGCATCTTCGGCTCCGAGCGGGTCTCCAAGATCATGGACTTCCTCAAGATCGAGGAGGGGGAGGCCATCACCCACGGCATGATCACCAAGGCCATCGAGAACGCCCAGAAGAAGGTGGAGGCCCACAACTTCGAGATCCGCAAGCACCTCATTGAGTACGACGACGTCATGAACAAGCAGCGCGAGGTCATCTACACCCAGCGCCGGGAAATCCTGGCCGGGGAGGACATCCGCGGCAACTTCACCCAGATGCTCGACGACACCATCGAGGACATCGCCGCGGCCTTCGCCATCGACAAGGTCCACGCCTCCGAATGGGACTGGCAGGCCATTGTCGAGGCGGTCTACAAGACCTTCGGCTTCCAGATCGACATCCCGGCCGAAACCATGGACCGGCTCGCCCCCGAGAGCTTCCGCAAGCTCCTCAAGGAATCGGTTCATGAGGCCTATGAAGGGAAGCTGGCTTCCTTCGGCGACGAGCTCATGGATCACCTCATCAAGGTGATCATGCTCCAGGCTATCGACAGCCAGTGGAAGGACCATCTCCTCTCCATCGACCACCTGAAGGAGGGGATCGGCCTCAGGGGGTACGGCCAGAAGGACCCGAAGCAGGAGTACAAGAAGGAGGCCTACCGCCTCTTCATGGATATGATGGCCCGCATCGCCGAAGAAACCGTGGAGAAGATCTTCTGGGTCCAGATCGCCCGCGAGGAAGACGTGGAACGGATGGAAGAGGAACAGCAGCAACAGGCCCAGAAGAAGATAGTATTCAATCTCGGCGAGGAGCCGGCAACAGCTCCCCAGCCGGCCAGGAGCAAGAAGAGCGCTTCCCGCAACGATCCGTGCCCCTGCGGGAGCGGGAAGAAGTATAAGAAGTGCTGTGGGAAATGATCGGGATTTCATGTGGGGG contains the following coding sequences:
- the secA gene encoding preprotein translocase subunit SecA, which produces MFGSIIKKIVGSKNERELKRLWPIVEKINGLEPQMAALTDDQLRNKTSEFKERCAKGESLDSLLPEAFAVCREAGKRVHNMRHFDVQLIGGMVLHSGKIAEMKTGEGKTLVATLPAYLNALTGKGVHVVTVNDYLAKRDSDWMGRIYNFLGLSVGVIVHGLDDEERREAYAADITYGTNNEFGFDYLRDNMKFSLDDYVQRPFYFSIVDEVDSILIDEARTPLIISGPTEDSTDKYYIIDRVIPHLKKGEMKEVEANTLSGKKKEYTGDFTVDEKARSATLTEEGVLKVEKLLKIDNLYDPRHMEFLHHVNQALRAHALFRRDVDYVVKEGEVIIVDEFTGRLMPGRRWSDGLHQAIEAKEGVEIENENQTLATITFQNYFRMYEKLSGMTGTADTEAEEFHKIYKLDVTVIPTNRPLLRPDFPDVIYKTEREKFAAVIEEIKDCHQKGQPVLVGTISIEKSEILSELLKKQGIPHNVLNAKQHEREAEIVAQAGRKGMLTIATNMAGRGTDIVLGGNPDSLAKQWRRENPDAADEEYAAILAKYKAECAAEHDEVVKLGGLHILGTERHESRRIDNQLRGRSGRQGDPGSSRFYLSLEDDLLRIFGSERVSKIMDFLKIEEGEAITHGMITKAIENAQKKVEAHNFEIRKHLIEYDDVMNKQREVIYTQRREILAGEDIRGNFTQMLDDTIEDIAAAFAIDKVHASEWDWQAIVEAVYKTFGFQIDIPAETMDRLAPESFRKLLKESVHEAYEGKLASFGDELMDHLIKVIMLQAIDSQWKDHLLSIDHLKEGIGLRGYGQKDPKQEYKKEAYRLFMDMMARIAEETVEKIFWVQIAREEDVERMEEEQQQQAQKKIVFNLGEEPATAPQPARSKKSASRNDPCPCGSGKKYKKCCGK